A window of Dromiciops gliroides isolate mDroGli1 chromosome X, mDroGli1.pri, whole genome shotgun sequence contains these coding sequences:
- the LOC122734121 gene encoding protein S100-A1-like yields MGSELETAMESLIKVFHAHSGKEGDKYKLSKKELKELLQAELSGFLDTQKDADTVDKVMKELDENGDGEVDFQEYVVLVAALTVACNNFFWENS; encoded by the coding sequence ATGGGCTCAGAGCTGGAGACTGCTATGGAATCCCTCATCAAAGTATTCCACGCCCATTCTGGCAAGGAAGGTGATAAGTATAAACTGAGCAAGAAGGAGCTGAAGGAGCTACTGCAGGCTGAGCTTTCTGGCTTCCTGGATACCCAGAAGGATGCAGACACAGTGGACAAGGTCATGAAGGAGCTGGATGAGAATGGGGATGGTGAAGTTGACTTCCAGGAGTATGTGGTGCTGGTGGCTGCACTCACCGTGGCCTGCAACAACTTCTTCTGGGAGAACAGTTGA